Sequence from the Macadamia integrifolia cultivar HAES 741 unplaced genomic scaffold, SCU_Mint_v3 scaffold1915, whole genome shotgun sequence genome:
ttattttcttttagaaCAATGACTTATTAAATCCTTCTGCAGTCAACTTCATTCCATACAATAGGACTGccggtggcttggcatacgaggTGTCAATATACACTGAAAAATAATTGATTAACTTGTCGTGATGTGTAAGTAGCCTTTTATGGCAAATGGACTAGGTCAAATTAGGGAGCCTCATAAATGTACTATGCAGTGGTGGTTGCGTGGGTACTCATGTTTTCCAAATACCATGCTTGACTTCAACTTGAGAATGATTATACCAACAATGGTGGGGCGGCTGGCTCATTTGAAaaagaccaacacctcacaCTTAAGAAGCCATGTGTTCAACACTCTGTCctccttcttttttgttttgtttttttttttcatgtttaagAATGTAAAATTAAGTTATTGATAAACTACTAATACTACCTTGGACCCCTGGTGGTGCAGGTTATTCAAGAAATGACTAAAGGAGGTGTTGATTACAGCTTTGAGTGCTCAGGAAACTTGGAAGTTCTTCAGGAGGCCTTCTCGTCTACTCATGATGTGCGTctatttgtttctttctttttaatttctttctaatttataattttgtgaTGCTTGAAGAATGAGAAAGGTTCTCTAAGTTGCCAAGGCAGACTACACTAGCACCCTTGTATCCATCTCTcgcctcctcacatgaaatcgTTACCCTTCTACATCCGATACTTTTTTGTCACACCTCATTGGTGCACTCTCTTGCTTAGAACCCTCCCTAAAAATATACACATGGGCGGAGAGGTGATGTGTATCTACTTAAGTCTTGTTGTAAGGCTCTAAGCAacatctttaccaaaaaaaaaataaaggctcTAAGCAACTTCTTAGCATTCCTATGTCACGAAGGAAAGAGGAACAAAACGTGATATGAAACTTCCATAgttaagaaggaagaaaaaaagggcaTCCATCCATCACCTCGGTCAATGAAAGAGATTGAAAGGTTTCCTCAATCCTCATACATTTGCATAAGGTGTATCACGGGAAGTTGCTTTCTTTGTGGTGTCACAACCCAATTCATGtccaataaaatattaatattatatattCATGTCAAAATGTTGTGACTGATAATGAAGACGATACTAACAGAGTTGTGGAGAGTGTGGGAGAAGGGGTATTGGATATGAGAGAAGGGGATCATGTGATTCCAATCTTCAATGGAGAGTGTGGACACTGCGTGTACTGCAAATCAGAGAAGACGAACCTGTGCGAGACGTTCCGTGTGAATCCGCTTAAGAAGGTGATGATCAATGACGGGAAGTCGAGGTTCTCGAGCAGAGACGGCCAACCCATCTACCACTCCCTTAACACTTCCACTTTCAGCGAGTACACCGTCCTCGACTCCGCCTGCGTTGTTAAGATCCACCCAGAATCTCCTCTCAAGAAGATGACCTTGCTTAGCTGTGGCGTTTCTACAGGTTTACTCTCTAATGtcaaaagaaaataagtttcagaaaataacaaagaattACATTTTATCGTGGCATGTTAATAGATTTTTGGACCGAGTTTACAGTACCAGGTATCCCTTGATTGCGGGGCTTCAGATGCACACAAAGGGTATGAGGAGTGGGTAAGGGTTTGTGAACCTTAAGATAGTGTGGTGAACCTTTTGATGCGGtggaggaaaattttctccTGAATTTTTTGGCTCATTTTTTAGGTATttcattttcatatttgaaACGGATATTTAATTAGTGAATGAGTATTGTGTGCGCTATCACATAGATCTCCACATCAGCCACTTGGCAATTTAGTTTCAATCTAAATGTTACAATCCCATGTTGATATATGGGATTTGGTGTGGGTTGATATGTTTGAAGATTTTTTATCTTATAAGTCAGTTTTTAAAGATAAGTTTTCCTTAAGTTGTAATCAGTGGTATCAAAAGAACTAATACTCAAACGAAACCAATTGCACCTTTGAACAGAGTGGTGCCCCTTAAAAAGGACTTGATTAATGTAGACAATCATGGACATTGATTCAAAAGCATAGTGGTCTATTACATTCCCATATCCCAATCATATGAGGGTTGACCCACATTGAGGGGTTGGTGTGGGTTGATATTGTCATGGGTTGTATGtaatataaagaaaattttagtgaaaagaaagtgaaaattggtcatATACCTGACTTTTTCTAACCTTAGGACAATGAGGAAAAACTAACTGGGCCTGGGCCTGGGCCTTCCATCGCCCCAAGAAAGATGGATCCATCAATTCACATCCAATCTAGTCCCATCAGGTCCTCGTACAATAAATGCACACCTGAAATCCtcctctcaatctctcttttcttacaACAAGTTTTGTGAATttcaagtgtggatcaaacactatacgagaatgattctcatacaaAGACCTGAACCAAATTCTTAATAGTACTGTCGTATAAGGGATTATATGGTCCGATTTATATTCCTAGTAGCCATTAATGGTGAGTGATCCTTTATTTTGGGTTGTTGATGATTCCTAGGGTTGGGAGCAGCATGGAACACAGCGAACGTGCAAGCAGGTTCAACCATAGCCATCTTTGGCTTGGGCAGTGTGGGACTAGCAGTAGGTTCCAACCTCCAAAAACTCTTACTTAGCAATTTGCACCTTATTATTAAACCTTTGTTCTCCGTCTTAGCCGGCTTTAATTATGGTTAATTTAAACTTATCTTCACAGGTTGCAGAAGGAGCCAGAGCAAGAGGAGCTTCTAAGATAATAGGCATCGACATTAATCCAAACAAATACGTCACAGGTAATTATTAACTACCCTAATCTGAGCCTTTCACTTGATATGTCTCCTGTATTAATTGTATTATATATTATCTCTAGCTTATGATGTCTCATGTTCTCTCCAGGTCAATCCAAGGGAGTCACAGATTTCATTAATCCAAACGATCTCGACCAACCAGTGCATGAGGTAGAGAGATAATTAATTATTAGCTTTAAATTTGCAGCTTCACCCCCCTCTAGATTTtggatcaaattttttattcattgtaGAATATTTTAGTTTCACCCCAAATGGTCGGTTGCTTGCTAAACTGatttttaatttatgattttgtatttatttttattttctttttctttgttgacTTGGTGATGAGGATGTCATATGATTCATGATCATAGTTAGTTAAATGCGTTttaattgtcttttttttctatCGTTGTTTAAGTTGATCTCAATGATACAAAAGAAGACCTAAAATACAATACAAATTCAAATGCgtttgctttcttcttcttttttaataaagaaaacagtaatttcctaaaaagaataatttattattatataaactTATTGTTCTGTAATTTATATGTATATGTTGTTAAATTCCTCTTGTTAATTGTGATTGTTTGCTTGGTTTCTTTTTCATGAGTGTGCATTTCGTCCCAACATATCTTGCCTCTTTTTTGTGTATCTTGTAAAGTCTAAACGTTTAAAATTCATAacatttgtttttcatttttcgcCATTCTCAAATTGTTTGACTTGTCTCATTCTAATTTTGAACTGTTTTATACACGTAGTATGGAACAAAGTTTTTTTGCTATCCCTGTTTCAACTAACTTTGCTTGTGACTCGTCTACTCATAATGATCGACCCCCAAATATGTCCATTGTCATATTTGTCACTTAAGAAAGTGATGTATGTGAAACATGATTGGCCATATAATTAGATAGATCATTTTTAGAGCATTTATAGTCTAGCCCTCTATGCGGCTATATTAAAGGGATCATTAACTCACCTTcgacaccccttttttttttttttggaaaattgttTCTTCTTATTGTGGTGGTTGTTTTATTAATTGATGCAGAAAATATTAGAAATGACTGGAGGAGTAGACTACAGTTTTGAGTGTGCGGGGAACCTAGACGTTCTGCGGGAGGCCTTTTTATCTACACATGATGTAAGagcctgtttggtatcgtttctattccaaaaacgtcgtttcgtgtcaaaaacgaaaatttcagtttctgtgtcaaaatgcagtttttaaacaaaaaaatggtgtttcaaaatttcaaatttttatcgggaacattttttttttattttttatttttttttgtaaaatggaacgaaactgggaagacgaaaaatctcgttttttcagtttttttttcactttttgttctaaaaaaacagaaacataccataagtgcaccaaacagaagattttgttttttcattccaatagaacaaaaaaactccaaaaacgtttttttaaaacgatgacaaacggagcctaagtatATTTATTCACGTGGGCAATTGGTTTTTTCTGCATCATCTAATTATTCGATTATTTGTTTATCTGGTGGGTATCAAATTGcagattcaaattcaattaaatatccTCCCATGAATGTTATGAAAGTTACTTTATCCAATGTTACTCTGAATGCAACTCTTAATTAATTGTAACAGGGTTGGGGTTTGACGATAATTTTGGGAATTCATCCTTCGCCAAGGATGCTTCCTTTCCATCCAATGGAGTTCTTTGATGGTAGGAAGTTGATCGGATCAGTTTTTGGAGACTTCAAAGGAAAGACACAACTGCCTGGGTTTGTTGATGAATGCATGCGTGGGGTCAGTACTTTCATCATATACTTTCTAagcattttgatcattttttagTAAgaatattttacatattattgtCCATTACTAAAGGGATTTGTTGGTGGTGAGTTTATTTCCTTCAGGTGGTGAACTTAGATGGATTCATAACTCATGAGCTTCCCTTCACCAAGATAAACGAAGCATTTCAACTGCTCCTCAATGGAAAATCTTTGAGATGCCTCCTGCTGCTTTAAGCTTACTCTTACTATGCCATGGCTGTTTCTTGTCTCTACATCTTCACATTGTAATTGTACAACTATTTCCATGCTAGTACTATTTTATGTAATGTATGATGTATCAGATAGAGTGTGCTTAGTCCAATGGTAAAGTACGAAAGTTACAACTTAGTGGTTAAGTGGTCAAAACATCCTCTCAACATTCTCTGGGGTAAGAgtacttagggcccgtttgataacgtaaccagaaacgtgtttctgtgttttcttgttctcaaaaacacagaaacggcataaataccgtttggtaaaaatgttctgttccacttgtttcttgaaacataaattgaaatttataacaatttatgcttcaagaaacatgaatgacgaaacaagttttacttgtttcgctcgtttctcgaaacaaaaaaggggcacaaaaaatcgatgACCTACGAACCAACAACGAACCAACGGGAATTTATGTTGTTCATTCGAAGAGCTATGCAACTACAGACCCTTCTCCTTCGTCCTTTCCCTGTTGAACCCTCCTCTGCTGCCTCCTCCTCTCCCTGAACCCTCACCTCCTCCCTCTGAACCACCATGCCACCTCCTTCAGACAGAATTCAGATCAAGATTTTGAGAAGTCTTTGCAGCAACtgctctattctctctctctgggaATTCAGAAGCGACAACACCATTTCTTTATCATTCAGATTCTCAGGTAGGTGTCTTTCTCTTGTCGGCACAAAAACAATCAGATCTCTAAGAACGAAACCCTAGATATACAAATTTTCTGCTTTGACTTGATttcagagaagaggaagagaccTAAGAACGCTAATCGTTCATTCGACTTGATAACTTCTGAGTTGGTCTTCCAACGGCCACCGGAGTTGCGGTCTTTCCCCAAAAAGGTTTAGGAGAATCAATCGGTCTCACATGACTGAACAAACCGATCTCTCCCTGGCTTGAAGACCTTGCAATACGCGATCGTTTGACCGACATTACGATGAGGTTGCAAGAACAATATCAAAACTTGTCGAATCTGAAACCAGAGCAACCTTGTCAAAGGATTTTTACAATTTCATCGCCGGTTCGGGAATAGAAAGTGGAGAACCCTGAGTTGAACTCACTCCATTCGAAAGTCGGCGGGTTTCTTGAGGCTTGCTACCTCTGCAAGAAGAAGATCGGCGAAAGAGAGGAA
This genomic interval carries:
- the LOC122065191 gene encoding alcohol dehydrogenase-like 3 — translated: NVVTDNEDDTNRVVESVGEGVLDMREGDHVIPIFNGECGHCVYCKSEKTNLCETFRVNPLKKVMINDGKSRFSSRDGQPIYHSLNTSTFSEYTVLDSACVVKIHPESPLKKMTLLSCGVSTGLGAAWNTANVQAGSTIAIFGLGSVGLAVAEGARARGASKIIGIDINPNKYVTGQSKGVTDFINPNDLDQPVHEKILEMTGGVDYSFECAGNLDVLREAFLSTHDGWGLTIILGIHPSPRMLPFHPMEFFDGRKLIGSVFGDFKGKTQLPGFVDECMRGVVNLDGFITHELPFTKINEAFQLLLNGKSLRCLLLL